A section of the Citrus sinensis cultivar Valencia sweet orange chromosome 8, DVS_A1.0, whole genome shotgun sequence genome encodes:
- the LOC112497569 gene encoding putative RING-H2 finger protein ATL21B, whose amino-acid sequence MLPRSGLFAVRNIDYNLQTLDINDPLNCLPKRFLDNFSLEDSPFEQKIYGNFTFLNCSSSSSSSNHVPEHHRTVACLSTENYTVLAVPSRFYNETKLPMLPVPSSCEVIRADVMVPVSGGYWNGLEDDIRLSWSDPHCAPCEYRGEVCKFTNDDTSLVVGCSNSGKESVKYDAIIIGIGFGTPGALFIIALGCYLCSKVWTHDPQRHRRRQPTTELSTSTVVASLDKPTIESYPKTIVGVSGRQPKPNDNTCPICLSRYKPKQTLRTIPKCNHYFHAYCIDKWLRMNASCPVCRKRLRFKSPFV is encoded by the exons ATGCTGCCGCGGTCAGGACTCTTCGCTGTCCGCAACATCGACTACAACTTGCAAACTCTGGACATCAACGACCCACTGAACTGTCTCCCGAAGCGATTCCTCGACAATTTCAGCCTTGAGGATTCTCCTTTTGAGCAAAAAATTTACGGCAACTTCACGTTTCTCAattgttcatcatcatcatcatcatcgaaTCATGTGCCCGAGCATCACAGGACAGTGGCTTGTCTCAGTACTGAAAATTACACGGTCTTGGCTGTGCCTAGCAGGTTTTACAATGAAACAAAGTTGCCAATGTTGCCAGTGCCAAGTTCGTGTGAAGTGATCAGAGCAGATGTGATGGTCCCGGTTTCTGGGGGATATTGGAATGGTCTTGAAGATGATATTCGATTAAGTTGGAGTGATCCCCATTGTGCACCCTGTGAATATCGTGGTGAAGTTTGTAAGTTCACGAATGATGACACCAGTCTTGTTGTTGGATGCTCCAACTCGG GTAAGGAAAGTGTTAAATATGATGCCATTATCATTGGGATCGGATTTGGAACACCGGGAGCACTGTTCATCATTGCACTTGGATGTTACCTCTGCAGCAAGGTTTGGACTCACGATCCTCAGCGCCACCGGAGGCGGCAACCGACCACCGAATTATCAACCTCAACCGTGGTCGCCAGTCTCGACAAACCCACCATAGAGTCTTACCCGAAAACTATAGTTGGTGTAAGCGGGCGGCAACCTAAGCCAAATGACAATACTTGCCCAATATGCTTATCTAGATATAAGCCTAAGCAGACATTAAGGACAATCCCCAAGTGCAATCATTACTTTCATGCATATTGCATAGACAAATGGCTTAGAATGAATGCATCATGCCCCGTGTGTCGCAAACGCCTAAGGTTTAAGTCTCCCTTTGTGTGA
- the LOC107175972 gene encoding uncharacterized protein LOC107175972 codes for MAKELRKADLELMVTLCWSAWFSRNKFIFEGREIDPIILAAKAEFILAVFQRVRKTEPAHIAHPRGEKQQEWLPPPENVFKINVDAAINSKNQSAGVGELIRDSNGKIVAAGVNQNHLKGLVGLAEAEAVQ; via the coding sequence ATGGCTAAGGAGTTGAGGAAAGCagatttggaattaatggTAACCTTGTGTTGGTCTGCATGGTTTTCTAGGAACAAATTTATCTTCGAAGGCAGAGAGATTGATCCAATTATCTTAGCTGCTAAGGCGGAATTTATTTTGGCAGTTTTTCAAAGAGTTAGGAAGACCGAGCCAGCTCACATTGCCCACCCCAGAGGAGAGAAACAGCAGGAGTGGCTCCCTCCCCCTGAGaatgttttcaaaattaatgtgGATGCTGCCATTAACTCTAAGAACCAGAGTGCAGGCGTGGGAGAACTGATTAGAGACTCTAATGGTAAGATAGTTGCAGCTGGTGTTAATCAGAACCATCTAAAGGGTTTAGTTGGCTTGGCCGAAGCAGAGGCTGTGCAATGA